Proteins from one Parvibaculum lavamentivorans DS-1 genomic window:
- a CDS encoding SDR family NAD(P)-dependent oxidoreductase — protein sequence MENLKGKVAVVTGGNSGIGKATARLFAERGAQVVITGRRRDAVQTAAAEIGYGVIGLTGDVAELDHHARLVEEIRRRFGGLDIFVANAGVISLAATPDVTVADYDRQFAVNTRGTFFGVQALLPLLRDGGSIVLVGSLAATKVLENHAVYAGTKAALAAFARNWALELKARRIRVNVLSPGPVDTPVVTKLGVSDADRPAFLEAMGEKIPAGRFGDVRELARAALFLVSDESSFVNGTELHVDGGMSLT from the coding sequence ATGGAAAACCTGAAGGGAAAGGTCGCCGTAGTCACCGGCGGCAATAGCGGAATCGGCAAGGCAACGGCGCGGCTGTTTGCCGAGCGGGGCGCACAGGTCGTCATCACGGGTCGCCGGCGGGACGCAGTACAGACCGCCGCAGCGGAGATCGGGTATGGCGTCATAGGACTGACCGGTGATGTCGCGGAACTGGACCATCACGCACGCCTGGTAGAGGAAATCCGGCGACGCTTTGGTGGCCTCGACATTTTCGTGGCCAATGCTGGCGTCATCAGCCTCGCGGCAACCCCCGATGTAACGGTCGCCGACTACGATCGGCAGTTTGCGGTCAATACACGAGGTACCTTCTTCGGCGTACAGGCGCTGCTGCCGCTCTTGCGCGACGGCGGCAGCATCGTGCTGGTGGGCTCTCTTGCAGCCACGAAAGTCCTCGAAAACCACGCCGTCTATGCCGGAACGAAGGCGGCGCTCGCAGCCTTCGCTCGCAACTGGGCGCTCGAGCTGAAAGCACGGCGTATCCGCGTGAATGTTCTCAGTCCGGGACCAGTGGATACGCCAGTCGTGACCAAGTTGGGCGTGTCCGACGCGGACAGACCCGCCTTTCTGGAGGCTATGGGCGAGAAGATTCCTGCCGGCCGCTTCGGCGACGTCAGGGAGCTCGCGCGTGCCGCGCTGTTTCTGGTGTCGGACGAGAGCAGCTTCGTCAATGGAACAGAGCTGCATGTCGATGGCGGGATGTCGTTGACCTGA
- a CDS encoding response regulator transcription factor: MRLDQTQRRSSAPFSSAPENAEKQPIVIIVDDDPTVREALSELILSAGFQMACFASTRELLDGDALDSHGCLILDVRMPGASGLDLQHHLAESGNTKPIIFLTGHADIPMTVQAMKAGAVDFLTKPVRDQTLIDAVNAAITVDAQRRAESAVTERNIERYRTLTPREHEVLYEVARGRVNKQIAFDLGISEVTVKLHRGNVMRKMEAASIGELIRAWESLPPQLREAAARPVL; the protein is encoded by the coding sequence ATGAGGCTTGATCAGACGCAAAGGCGAAGTTCGGCGCCATTTTCATCGGCACCGGAGAATGCGGAAAAACAGCCAATCGTCATTATTGTCGATGACGATCCCACTGTCCGTGAAGCATTGTCCGAGTTGATCCTCTCGGCGGGCTTCCAAATGGCCTGTTTTGCTTCGACCCGCGAACTGCTGGACGGTGACGCGTTGGACAGTCACGGTTGCCTGATTCTCGACGTCCGCATGCCAGGGGCGAGCGGTCTCGATCTGCAGCATCATCTCGCGGAGAGCGGAAACACAAAGCCGATCATCTTCTTGACGGGACACGCGGATATTCCAATGACCGTGCAGGCGATGAAGGCGGGTGCCGTTGACTTCCTGACCAAACCGGTGAGGGACCAGACTCTGATCGACGCGGTGAACGCTGCCATTACCGTCGATGCTCAACGGAGAGCGGAATCTGCGGTCACGGAGCGCAATATCGAACGTTACAGGACGTTGACACCACGAGAGCATGAAGTCCTGTATGAAGTCGCGCGGGGACGCGTCAACAAGCAGATCGCATTCGACCTGGGTATCAGTGAAGTCACCGTGAAGCTGCATCGCGGCAATGTGATGCGCAAGATGGAGGCTGCTTCTATCGGTGAGTTGATCCGGGCGTGGGAATCGCTGCCCCCACAATTGCGTGAAGCTGCTGCGCGACCCGTTCTCTGA
- a CDS encoding PAS domain-containing sensor histidine kinase — protein sequence MRALQIIESMPGFAWSADSAGQFTYVSPKALVFLGNTSADLNTADEEDEFGWRTVVHPDDYDRVAARWRHCLRTGEHYDTEHRLRRTDGVYRWFRNSGRPSRDSEGRITQWYGTTIDIEDQKQAEATLRDREQELSQLVDMVPSHLWRLTADGEPIFFNRRMIEFIGMDVGDLGNSRRNRMEDLIDSFVHPDDAHAMKQALAQSLTTGQHFVMRYRLRRTDGVYHWMSSRAEPLRDHVGRIVQWYGLCHDIDDQVKAEEAVRESEQQLQGIIDAVPVHIWSWTPSGDLAYVSKRYLAHLGLSEANFEDFTRVAQELVHPDDAPGVQATAAASLASGDAFAMRYRRLSKDGAYRWMEGRCEPLHNRDGTILHWYGVSIDIDDQVRAEEALRASKRQLEQMIDALPVNILSFSPSGEMTYASKRYLERVGIPPHIRNFDTLARDVAHPEDFPVMFRRATDGFAAGTPFVSRFRRREKDGVYRWIEARAHPLRDTDDTIVQWYIAAIDIEEEMHAQQALRESERTLRQLIETLPALIYCAAPDGKPTYRSQQLTEFLGFGLDDKDETGVSRLVSTLDAIIHPDDLALVHEKYGHSLATGKPYALRHRLRRFDGVYRWVETRAAPMCNDEGEIVQWNGVCIDIDSEVRTQEELRLAQDRLARASHAAGLAELSASIAHEVNQPLAAIVANSHACHHWLSAEPANMERAKITVERIIRDANGAADIVSRIRALFKQSTETRVVTPLSSVITEIRELLTDEVTRRRVHMEVDIADGLPPIALDRVQIQQVLINLIRNGMEAMGSVPGRRELRLRVRFIEDAIRVELSDSGPGIELSEKIFEPFFTTKERGMGMGLAICRSIVESHGGRLWAENNTPHGATFVFALPVEATAAA from the coding sequence ATGCGTGCGCTGCAAATCATCGAAAGCATGCCAGGCTTTGCATGGTCGGCGGACAGCGCCGGGCAGTTCACCTATGTCAGTCCGAAAGCGTTGGTCTTTCTCGGCAATACCAGCGCCGATCTCAATACGGCCGATGAAGAGGACGAATTCGGATGGCGCACGGTCGTCCATCCGGATGACTACGATCGAGTCGCGGCACGGTGGCGCCACTGTCTTCGTACAGGCGAGCACTATGACACCGAGCATCGACTGCGGCGTACGGACGGAGTGTATCGCTGGTTCCGCAATTCGGGCCGCCCTTCACGCGATAGCGAGGGGCGTATCACCCAATGGTACGGCACGACTATAGATATCGAGGACCAGAAGCAGGCCGAGGCCACATTACGCGACCGAGAACAGGAGCTGTCGCAGCTTGTGGATATGGTTCCCAGCCATCTTTGGCGGCTCACGGCGGATGGCGAGCCGATCTTCTTCAACAGGCGCATGATCGAGTTTATCGGCATGGACGTGGGGGATCTCGGCAATTCGCGACGGAACCGGATGGAGGATCTGATCGACTCCTTCGTCCATCCGGATGACGCCCATGCGATGAAGCAAGCGCTCGCCCAAAGTCTCACCACAGGTCAGCATTTTGTCATGCGGTATCGTCTACGCAGGACCGACGGTGTTTATCACTGGATGTCGAGCCGCGCCGAACCGCTACGGGATCACGTCGGCCGGATCGTTCAATGGTACGGCCTCTGTCACGACATAGACGACCAGGTGAAGGCCGAGGAGGCAGTGCGGGAAAGCGAGCAGCAGCTTCAGGGGATCATCGACGCCGTACCGGTTCATATCTGGAGTTGGACACCGTCAGGCGATTTGGCCTACGTCAGCAAGCGCTATCTGGCACATCTAGGTCTCTCAGAAGCAAACTTCGAAGACTTCACGCGAGTGGCACAGGAATTGGTCCATCCGGACGATGCTCCCGGGGTTCAGGCCACTGCGGCGGCCTCTCTTGCGAGCGGCGACGCTTTCGCCATGAGATACCGACGGCTCTCCAAGGACGGTGCCTATCGCTGGATGGAAGGCAGGTGCGAGCCTCTGCACAACCGCGATGGAACGATCCTGCACTGGTACGGCGTCTCCATCGACATCGACGATCAAGTAAGGGCGGAGGAAGCTCTCAGAGCCAGCAAGCGGCAGCTGGAGCAGATGATCGATGCCCTGCCTGTCAATATTCTGAGCTTCTCCCCTTCGGGCGAGATGACCTATGCCAGCAAGCGCTATCTGGAGAGAGTCGGCATACCACCGCATATCAGGAATTTCGACACGCTGGCTCGGGACGTAGCTCATCCTGAAGACTTTCCTGTGATGTTCCGCAGGGCGACGGATGGCTTCGCAGCAGGCACGCCTTTCGTTAGCCGGTTTCGACGGCGCGAAAAAGATGGCGTCTATCGCTGGATAGAAGCACGCGCGCACCCGTTACGCGATACCGACGACACGATCGTGCAATGGTACATCGCTGCTATCGACATCGAAGAGGAGATGCATGCGCAACAGGCATTGCGAGAGAGCGAGCGCACGCTACGCCAACTCATCGAAACGTTGCCTGCGCTTATCTACTGCGCCGCACCGGACGGCAAGCCGACCTATCGCAGTCAGCAGCTCACCGAATTTCTGGGATTCGGCCTCGATGACAAGGACGAAACGGGAGTATCGCGTCTGGTGAGCACGCTCGACGCCATCATCCATCCCGATGACCTTGCGCTCGTCCATGAAAAGTATGGCCATTCGCTGGCTACCGGGAAGCCGTATGCGCTCAGGCACCGGCTACGGCGCTTCGATGGCGTCTATCGCTGGGTCGAGACACGCGCCGCACCAATGTGCAATGACGAAGGTGAGATTGTGCAGTGGAACGGTGTCTGCATAGACATCGATAGCGAGGTGAGGACGCAGGAAGAACTTCGTTTGGCGCAGGACAGACTTGCACGAGCCAGTCATGCGGCCGGGCTGGCCGAACTTTCGGCCTCGATTGCGCATGAGGTGAACCAGCCTTTGGCAGCAATCGTCGCCAACTCTCATGCCTGTCACCATTGGCTCTCGGCGGAGCCGGCGAACATGGAGCGTGCGAAGATCACGGTAGAGCGCATTATCCGGGACGCGAACGGTGCCGCCGACATCGTGAGCCGTATTCGCGCCTTGTTCAAACAATCAACGGAGACGAGGGTAGTCACGCCGCTGAGTAGCGTCATCACCGAGATACGCGAGCTTCTGACGGATGAAGTGACCCGGAGACGCGTGCACATGGAGGTCGACATAGCTGATGGCCTTCCACCGATCGCCCTCGACCGGGTCCAGATTCAACAGGTTCTGATAAATCTCATCCGAAACGGGATGGAGGCTATGGGCTCTGTACCTGGCAGGAGAGAGCTTCGTCTCCGTGTGCGCTTTATCGAAGATGCCATTCGGGTTGAGCTCAGTGACAGCGGTCCAGGAATTGAACTGTCCGAAAAGATATTCGAGCCCTTCTTCACGACGAAGGAGCGCGGAATGGGCATGGGGCTCGCCATCTGCCGCTCGATTGTAGAGTCCCATGGCGGCCGGCTCTGGGCAGAGAACAACACCCCGCACGGCGCGACGTTTGTTTTTGCGCTGCCAGTTGAAGCAACGGCGGCGGCATGA
- a CDS encoding MBL fold metallo-hydrolase: protein MTTHLSYVPQKSGAEFEELVPSRYALRIGEIDVLVVSDGVLPLPTETMATNVAPAVRAAWFKDMFLGPDMFDWALNVLVVRSGDKTILIDAGLGGQFPGFPRAGLFPKRLEAAGIDLASVTDIIVTHMHMDHVGGLLVDDVKKRLRPDVRIHVSATEVDFWGTPNFSQTAMPTPVPDVLRTTATEFLKVYGANLQTFAEEREVAPGVVARLTGGHTPGHSVVHVTSGGERLTFAGDALFPVGFDHPDWHNGFEHDPEESVRVRVRLLQEAAATGELLVATHLSFPSVGRVALDGEAFRWVAASWDF from the coding sequence ATGACGACGCATCTGAGCTACGTCCCCCAAAAAAGCGGAGCAGAGTTCGAGGAACTGGTCCCGTCGCGCTACGCGCTGCGGATCGGTGAAATCGACGTGCTGGTGGTGAGCGACGGGGTCCTTCCGCTGCCGACCGAAACGATGGCCACCAATGTGGCCCCTGCCGTCCGCGCCGCCTGGTTCAAGGACATGTTTCTGGGACCCGACATGTTCGACTGGGCGCTGAACGTCCTGGTCGTGCGAAGCGGCGACAAGACCATCCTCATCGATGCTGGTCTGGGAGGGCAATTCCCCGGCTTTCCGCGGGCCGGGTTATTTCCGAAGCGGCTGGAGGCGGCCGGCATCGACCTCGCATCGGTGACCGACATTATCGTCACCCATATGCACATGGACCATGTCGGCGGACTGCTCGTCGACGACGTGAAGAAGCGGCTGCGTCCGGATGTGCGGATTCACGTTTCGGCCACCGAGGTCGACTTCTGGGGGACGCCCAATTTCTCCCAGACTGCGATGCCGACGCCGGTTCCCGACGTTCTCAGGACCACTGCCACGGAGTTCTTGAAGGTATATGGTGCCAATCTGCAGACCTTCGCCGAAGAGCGCGAGGTGGCACCGGGAGTGGTCGCCAGGCTTACCGGCGGCCACACGCCGGGACATAGCGTCGTCCATGTGACGTCCGGCGGCGAGCGGCTGACATTCGCCGGAGATGCCCTGTTCCCGGTCGGCTTCGATCACCCCGACTGGCACAATGGCTTCGAACATGACCCGGAAGAGTCGGTTCGCGTCAGAGTCCGCCTGTTGCAGGAAGCAGCGGCCACGGGAGAACTCCTCGTGGCTACCCACTTGTCCTTCCCATCCGTCGGCAGGGTTGCGCTGGATGGCGAGGCCTTCCGTTGGGTAGCGGCCTCCTGGGACTTCTGA
- a CDS encoding NAD(P)/FAD-dependent oxidoreductase, producing MRQRLLIIGAGFAGMYAALSAARLRDAEGVPSDELEIALVAPEPRLVIRPRLYEPNPETLTAPLDEVFKAIDVVYLQGNVETIDTSVRTAEILGADGARSTITYDRLVVATGSRLFRPDIPGLSKHGFSVDQYDQAVALDRHLHRLADRPASATRNTVVVAGGGFTGIEVATEMPERLRAILGMDAAIRVVIVERNGTVAPEMGSDPRPIIEAALRDLGIETRLGVGVAALDESGVTLSDGEHIESATVIWAAGMRAAPLTAQIPAELDRLGRLPVDRELRVHGVPGVFATGDAAKAACDDIGHDALMSCQHATRMGAFAGNNAAAELLGVSTSPYHQEAYVTCLDLGAAGAVFTRGWDCMVEMAGETAKKTKQEINTIWIYPPKANREIALASADPERVTDL from the coding sequence ATGCGACAACGACTTCTCATCATCGGCGCCGGCTTCGCCGGCATGTATGCGGCGCTTTCCGCGGCGCGGTTGCGTGACGCCGAAGGCGTCCCGTCCGACGAACTCGAAATCGCGCTCGTCGCGCCGGAGCCTCGTCTGGTGATCCGTCCGCGCCTGTATGAACCGAATCCGGAGACCCTCACAGCGCCTCTGGACGAAGTCTTCAAGGCGATCGATGTTGTCTATCTGCAGGGCAATGTTGAAACCATCGACACTTCTGTCCGCACCGCCGAAATTCTCGGCGCCGATGGCGCGCGCTCCACCATCACATATGACCGCCTGGTGGTGGCCACAGGAAGCAGGCTGTTCCGTCCGGACATCCCAGGCCTTTCGAAGCATGGTTTCAGCGTCGACCAGTACGACCAAGCCGTTGCGCTCGATCGGCACCTTCACCGCCTGGCCGATCGTCCCGCATCGGCGACGCGCAACACGGTGGTTGTCGCGGGCGGAGGCTTCACCGGTATCGAGGTGGCGACGGAAATGCCCGAGCGTCTGCGCGCCATCCTTGGCATGGACGCTGCGATCCGTGTTGTGATCGTCGAACGCAATGGAACGGTGGCACCCGAAATGGGATCCGATCCTCGCCCGATCATTGAAGCTGCTTTGCGCGATCTCGGAATAGAAACCCGTCTCGGCGTCGGCGTCGCGGCGCTGGACGAGAGCGGGGTTACGCTCAGCGATGGCGAGCACATCGAAAGCGCCACCGTGATCTGGGCGGCCGGGATGCGAGCGGCACCGTTGACAGCGCAGATTCCAGCCGAACTCGACAGACTCGGACGTCTCCCGGTCGACCGCGAGCTGCGAGTCCATGGCGTTCCCGGCGTCTTCGCTACGGGCGATGCTGCAAAGGCTGCCTGCGACGACATCGGCCACGACGCCCTGATGTCGTGCCAGCACGCGACCCGGATGGGCGCATTCGCCGGCAACAACGCAGCGGCTGAGTTGCTCGGCGTGAGCACGTCACCCTATCACCAGGAAGCCTATGTGACCTGTCTGGATCTGGGCGCGGCAGGTGCGGTCTTCACGCGTGGCTGGGACTGTATGGTCGAGATGGCCGGAGAAACGGCAAAGAAGACCAAGCAGGAGATCAACACGATCTGGATCTACCCACCCAAGGCCAATCGCGAAATCGCGCTCGCCTCGGCAGACCCGGAACGTGTTACCGATCTCTGA
- a CDS encoding MFS transporter, which produces MNLAAFPLVVGILLAALTEAVAGTVLATARFDMIGDIYATTDEFSRLDVVYAAAKLTGFVLSPWLLGKVCARTCLRAATGAMTLACGAAALTFDLDILVGLRLLQGAAGGVLLVSGQTMLFQTFPRSSQPVVQCFFAMGAVVAPATLAPYMEGWLVDSLAWTWIFLSIVPIGLAALVLLVLAQPGAGVHAKAGRPDWPGLLLFSIAAYCLTYVLSQGSRWQWLEELSILRLMLGGTVSLTLFMVYQLRAGRTDALLDLSIFRFSGFAFGFVASIAAGIALAGSTYLIQSFVVTILGMTLTAAGRLLLPGALAFIGTLLLTALLVQRHGIKPIATVPLGIIGLMVAMWMLSGSTGESGFPDLMPAVLLRGLALGFLFLSITLITLLDLPGRKIAYGVALFNVGRQTGGLFGVAFLETLIDHQTALNRSVLTAHIVPGRVAVTERLAALTDGLAAHGVELDTASRAAVQILARELTMQASVIAFDTAFFAVALFFVGAAPVLVTVKIVLGRISGREEKKMVGTPQQVRSA; this is translated from the coding sequence ATGAACCTTGCGGCATTTCCACTTGTCGTAGGCATTCTCCTCGCCGCGCTTACCGAAGCGGTAGCAGGTACGGTTCTGGCGACGGCGCGGTTCGACATGATCGGCGACATCTACGCAACTACGGACGAGTTCTCGAGGCTGGATGTTGTCTATGCGGCGGCCAAACTGACGGGTTTTGTCCTGAGCCCGTGGCTTTTGGGCAAGGTATGTGCACGGACATGCTTGCGTGCCGCGACAGGCGCCATGACACTCGCCTGCGGCGCGGCCGCGCTGACTTTCGATCTGGATATTCTCGTCGGTTTGCGACTGCTGCAGGGAGCGGCGGGGGGAGTGCTGCTCGTCAGCGGACAGACCATGCTGTTTCAGACATTTCCCCGCTCCAGTCAGCCTGTCGTCCAGTGCTTCTTTGCCATGGGAGCGGTCGTCGCGCCAGCAACGCTCGCCCCTTACATGGAAGGTTGGCTCGTCGACAGCCTGGCATGGACATGGATATTCCTGAGCATAGTGCCCATCGGTCTTGCTGCTTTGGTGCTTCTTGTCCTGGCTCAACCGGGAGCCGGTGTGCACGCGAAGGCAGGCAGACCCGATTGGCCGGGACTTTTGCTGTTTTCCATCGCTGCATATTGTCTGACTTACGTCCTTAGCCAGGGCAGCCGCTGGCAATGGCTGGAAGAGCTTTCGATTCTGCGGCTGATGCTTGGCGGCACCGTTTCCCTGACGCTGTTCATGGTCTATCAGCTTCGCGCCGGACGCACTGACGCGCTCCTCGACCTTTCGATTTTCCGGTTCAGTGGATTTGCCTTCGGCTTTGTCGCAAGCATTGCCGCGGGCATCGCCCTGGCCGGGAGCACCTACCTCATCCAATCTTTCGTCGTCACCATCCTCGGCATGACGCTGACCGCAGCTGGCAGGTTGCTCCTTCCTGGAGCGCTCGCATTTATCGGCACGCTTCTCCTGACCGCCCTACTGGTTCAGCGGCACGGAATTAAGCCTATCGCTACAGTGCCTCTCGGTATCATTGGCCTCATGGTGGCGATGTGGATGCTGTCCGGTTCTACCGGCGAAAGCGGCTTCCCGGATTTGATGCCGGCGGTTCTGTTGCGCGGCCTCGCGCTTGGCTTCCTCTTTCTGTCGATCACGCTGATCACGCTGCTTGATCTTCCTGGACGGAAAATTGCTTACGGAGTCGCGCTCTTCAACGTCGGCCGCCAGACAGGCGGGCTCTTCGGTGTGGCTTTTCTCGAAACACTGATCGACCACCAGACGGCGCTTAACCGGTCTGTTCTGACCGCACATATCGTTCCCGGCCGCGTAGCTGTAACGGAGCGTCTTGCAGCATTGACCGATGGTCTTGCTGCGCATGGAGTCGAGCTCGACACCGCCTCCAGAGCCGCCGTTCAGATACTCGCCAGAGAGCTCACCATGCAGGCGAGCGTCATCGCTTTCGACACGGCTTTCTTTGCCGTTGCGCTGTTCTTCGTCGGCGCGGCGCCTGTACTGGTGACGGTGAAAATCGTGCTGGGACGCATTTCCGGCCGCGAAGAAAAGAAGATGGTCGGAACCCCGCAACAGGTCAGGTCGGCCTGA
- a CDS encoding HlyD family secretion protein, translating to MKEQLLGVSVTAGLLIILSFGWLYAGRFEEETDNAYLRADITSIAPKVSGYVVGVDVADNETVEAGDILFRIDDKDYRTRLARAEADVASAHASLLNMEAERDLQESTIAQSEAQLDAARASQKFFAREFERYRSLVRTNVVSRAQLEQREAASTQADAAVGAARAAVEVQRKKLNVLAAQREAAEAALSQAEASRALAQIDLDNTIVKAPVSGVVGNRQVRVGRLVTAGMPLLDLVPIPHIWVVANFKESQLEHVRVGQPVRVTVDAYPHAEVRGVVDSLSPGSGAAFSLIPPDSATGNFVRVVQRVPVNIRLTSVVPQLRLVPGLSARVTIDTAGVEE from the coding sequence ATGAAGGAGCAGCTTCTCGGGGTCTCCGTCACGGCTGGCTTGCTCATCATCCTGTCGTTCGGGTGGCTCTACGCAGGGCGCTTCGAGGAAGAGACCGACAACGCCTATCTGCGGGCCGATATCACATCCATCGCGCCAAAGGTGTCCGGATACGTCGTCGGTGTCGACGTCGCCGACAACGAAACCGTCGAGGCGGGCGACATTCTCTTCCGCATCGACGACAAAGACTACCGGACACGCCTGGCACGGGCAGAGGCAGATGTCGCTTCCGCTCATGCGTCCCTCCTGAACATGGAAGCCGAGAGAGATCTTCAGGAATCGACGATCGCCCAGAGCGAGGCTCAACTCGACGCCGCGCGGGCCTCGCAAAAATTCTTCGCCCGCGAATTCGAACGATATCGTTCGCTGGTTCGGACGAATGTCGTCAGCCGGGCTCAGCTGGAGCAAAGAGAGGCTGCCAGCACGCAGGCAGATGCCGCCGTTGGGGCGGCGAGAGCCGCTGTCGAGGTGCAACGCAAGAAGTTGAATGTTCTCGCCGCCCAAAGAGAAGCTGCGGAAGCGGCGCTTTCGCAAGCCGAAGCCTCTCGGGCTCTGGCTCAGATCGACCTCGATAATACGATTGTAAAAGCTCCCGTCAGCGGCGTTGTCGGCAATCGTCAAGTGCGGGTTGGCCGGCTTGTGACTGCGGGAATGCCGCTGCTCGATCTCGTGCCAATCCCCCACATCTGGGTTGTCGCCAATTTCAAGGAGAGCCAACTGGAGCATGTTCGGGTCGGTCAGCCAGTGCGCGTCACGGTCGATGCCTATCCACACGCAGAAGTCCGAGGCGTCGTCGACAGTCTTTCGCCGGGAAGCGGTGCCGCATTCAGCCTGATTCCTCCCGATAGCGCGACGGGTAACTTCGTCCGCGTTGTGCAGCGCGTGCCCGTCAATATCAGGTTGACGAGTGTTGTCCCGCAGCTACGCCTGGTTCCCGGCTTGTCCGCACGTGTGACGATCGATACCGCCGGAGTGGAGGAATAG
- a CDS encoding alpha/beta fold hydrolase, with amino-acid sequence MNTITTKDGIEIFYKDWGSGQPIVFHHGWPLSSDDWDAQMLYFVKRGYRVIAHDRRGHGRSSQVGDGHDMDHYAADAAAVVEHLDLRNAIHIGHSTGGGEAARYVARHGRGRVAKLVLIGAVPPIMVKTSANPGGLPIEVFDGLREQLAANRAQFYLDFASGPFYGFNRPGAKASQGIIENWWRQGMMGGVKAHYDGIKAFSETDFTEDLKAIDVPVLVMHGDDDQIVPIADSAPLSAKLLKKAELKVYEKLPHGMCTTHADLINSDLLDFIKA; translated from the coding sequence ATGAATACAATCACCACAAAGGACGGCATCGAAATCTTCTACAAGGACTGGGGTTCGGGACAGCCGATCGTATTTCACCACGGTTGGCCGCTGAGTTCCGACGACTGGGACGCACAGATGCTCTATTTCGTCAAGCGGGGTTATCGCGTCATCGCTCATGACCGGCGCGGCCACGGCCGTTCGAGCCAGGTCGGCGACGGCCACGACATGGATCATTATGCGGCCGATGCGGCGGCCGTTGTCGAGCATCTCGACCTTCGCAACGCAATTCACATCGGTCATTCCACCGGCGGCGGCGAAGCCGCGCGCTACGTCGCTCGCCACGGACGGGGACGCGTCGCCAAGCTGGTTCTCATCGGGGCAGTGCCGCCGATCATGGTGAAGACGTCCGCGAATCCGGGTGGTCTGCCGATCGAGGTGTTTGATGGCTTGCGTGAGCAGCTTGCCGCCAACCGCGCCCAATTCTATCTCGATTTCGCAAGCGGGCCTTTCTACGGCTTCAACCGGCCGGGCGCAAAGGCGTCACAGGGCATTATCGAGAACTGGTGGCGTCAGGGCATGATGGGCGGCGTCAAGGCGCACTACGACGGGATCAAGGCCTTTTCCGAGACCGATTTCACGGAGGACCTCAAGGCAATCGATGTGCCTGTTCTCGTCATGCACGGAGATGACGATCAAATCGTGCCAATCGCCGACTCCGCACCGCTCTCGGCAAAGCTGCTGAAAAAGGCTGAGCTCAAGGTGTATGAAAAGCTCCCCCATGGCATGTGCACGACCCACGCCGACCTGATCAATTCCGACCTTCTCGACTTCATCAAGGCGTAA
- a CDS encoding response regulator transcription factor, protein MKKANPSVAIVDDDPRLLESMENLLESAGYVPHSFSSAEAFIVSGLSNMDVLITDIGMPGMNGFELRDLMKRTRPELPVFLITGRHENVEQGRTMGASGFFRKPFDARALLAAVERVLDDRNKEGEHEA, encoded by the coding sequence GTGAAGAAGGCAAATCCCAGCGTCGCTATCGTTGATGACGATCCGAGGCTGCTTGAGTCGATGGAGAACCTGTTGGAATCCGCCGGATATGTTCCCCACAGCTTTTCATCGGCGGAAGCGTTTATCGTCAGCGGGCTGTCGAACATGGACGTTCTTATCACCGATATCGGCATGCCGGGAATGAATGGTTTTGAACTTCGCGACCTCATGAAAAGAACGCGACCGGAGCTACCGGTGTTCCTCATCACCGGACGGCACGAAAATGTCGAACAGGGTCGAACCATGGGCGCAAGCGGATTCTTCCGCAAACCCTTCGATGCCCGCGCCTTGCTTGCGGCTGTCGAAAGGGTCTTGGACGATCGAAACAAGGAGGGTGAACATGAGGCTTGA
- a CDS encoding response regulator transcription factor produces the protein MTTDEHIVFVVDDDARLREALGELLAAHGIDSRTFASAGDYMTAKKPDVPACLILDVELPDINGLDFQRQIVEGNHPPIVFITGHGDIPSSVRAIKEGAVDFLTKPFDEAHLMAAINVAIGRDREVRSRRAELNALQERYRDLTPREREVLPLVVSGLLNKQAAAQLGISEVTLQIHRRNVMKKMEAASLADLVRIAGQLEIPIAHSRRSKDGSA, from the coding sequence ATGACGACGGACGAACATATTGTGTTCGTCGTGGACGACGATGCGCGCCTCAGAGAGGCACTGGGCGAACTTCTGGCCGCGCACGGAATCGACTCCCGCACCTTTGCATCGGCCGGCGACTACATGACGGCGAAAAAGCCGGATGTCCCCGCATGTCTCATCCTCGATGTCGAGCTTCCGGACATCAATGGCCTCGACTTCCAGAGGCAGATCGTTGAAGGCAATCACCCGCCGATCGTCTTTATAACTGGGCATGGCGATATCCCGTCATCGGTACGGGCAATCAAGGAAGGCGCTGTCGATTTCCTGACAAAACCTTTCGATGAAGCGCACCTCATGGCCGCTATCAATGTGGCGATTGGGCGTGATCGTGAAGTTAGATCGCGGAGAGCCGAACTCAATGCACTTCAGGAACGCTATCGAGATCTGACACCGCGCGAGCGCGAAGTGTTGCCGCTCGTGGTGAGCGGTCTTCTCAACAAGCAGGCAGCGGCACAATTGGGCATCAGTGAGGTCACTCTGCAAATTCACAGAAGAAACGTCATGAAGAAAATGGAGGCGGCATCGCTCGCCGATCTCGTGCGTATCGCGGGGCAATTGGAAATTCCGATCGCGCACTCGCGTCGATCGAAGGATGGCTCAGCGTGA